A single region of the Streptococcus macedonicus ACA-DC 198 genome encodes:
- a CDS encoding Phosphate transport system permease protein PstA → MENINHRSFKQDWQSRRRDLVSLMLYLLVYGAALITFVGIALTVGYILVKGLPNLNMSLFDWTYNSENVSLLPALINTVFMTILALSVAVPIGIGASIYLVEYARRDNPFVSVIRIATETLSGIPSIIYGLFGALFFVKFAHMGLSLLSGAVTLSIMILPLIMRTTEEALLSVPDFYREGAFALGAGKLRTIFKIVLPSAMPGIFSGIILAIGRIVGESAALIFTAGTVAEVAKSIFSSSRTLAVHMYAISGEGLYVNQTYATAVVLLVLVIVINLVSGLIARRLGSKTSDE, encoded by the coding sequence ATGGAAAATATCAATCACCGTAGCTTCAAGCAAGATTGGCAGTCACGCCGACGGGACCTGGTATCATTAATGTTGTATTTGTTAGTTTATGGTGCTGCCTTGATAACATTTGTCGGAATTGCTTTAACGGTCGGATACATTCTGGTCAAAGGCTTGCCCAATTTAAACATGAGTTTGTTTGATTGGACTTACAATAGTGAGAATGTATCGTTGTTACCAGCATTAATCAATACGGTTTTTATGACCATTTTGGCATTAAGTGTTGCCGTACCTATTGGTATAGGGGCCTCTATTTACTTGGTAGAATATGCGCGTCGTGATAACCCTTTTGTTAGTGTTATCCGGATTGCAACTGAAACGCTCTCTGGGATTCCCTCCATTATCTATGGACTGTTTGGCGCTCTTTTCTTTGTTAAGTTCGCTCACATGGGACTTTCCTTGCTGTCAGGAGCTGTTACACTTAGTATCATGATTTTGCCACTAATTATGCGAACAACAGAAGAAGCTTTGCTTTCAGTACCAGACTTCTATCGTGAAGGGGCTTTTGCACTTGGGGCGGGTAAACTTAGGACAATTTTTAAAATTGTCCTTCCTAGCGCCATGCCAGGAATTTTTTCAGGAATTATTTTAGCGATTGGGCGAATTGTGGGAGAATCAGCCGCCTTGATTTTTACAGCAGGTACGGTTGCTGAAGTGGCGAAAAGTATTTTCAGTTCGTCACGGACTTTGGCTGTACATATGTATGCTATCTCAGGAGAGGGACTTTATGTCAATCAAACCTATGCTACAGCAGTGGTTCTCTTAGTATTAGTTATTGTCATTAATCTAGTGTCAGGTTTGATTGCTAGACGATTAGGAAGTAAAACAAGCGATGAATAA
- a CDS encoding Phosphate transport system permease protein PstC produces the protein MNHTKEKMMQAVFFLTACISVLSVLLICIFLFWSGIPAIHQIGLGNFLFGTVWRPANNLFGIFPMIVGSLYVTAGALIIGVPVGVLTAVFMSSFCPEAIYRPLKAAINLMAGIPSVVYGFFGLVVLVPFVRDNIGGFGMGVLTASILLGLMILPTIISVSEAAIRAVPRSYYEGGLALGASHERSIFFAVLPAAKRGILASVILGIGRAIGETMAVIMVAGNQAVLPDSLTSGVRTMTTNIVMEMGYSSGLHKEALIGTAVVLFIFVLIINISFSLLHKEE, from the coding sequence ATGAATCATACAAAAGAAAAAATGATGCAAGCGGTATTTTTCCTTACCGCCTGCATTTCTGTTCTATCCGTGCTACTAATCTGCATCTTTTTGTTTTGGAGTGGGATTCCTGCTATTCATCAAATTGGTTTAGGTAACTTTCTTTTCGGAACTGTATGGAGACCGGCTAACAACCTTTTTGGTATTTTTCCAATGATTGTCGGTTCACTTTATGTGACAGCAGGGGCGCTTATTATTGGGGTACCTGTTGGAGTTTTGACAGCGGTTTTTATGTCTTCTTTTTGTCCAGAAGCCATCTATAGACCGCTCAAGGCGGCTATTAACCTCATGGCAGGGATACCATCGGTTGTTTATGGTTTCTTTGGTTTGGTTGTTTTAGTTCCCTTTGTTCGTGATAACATTGGTGGCTTTGGAATGGGGGTACTTACCGCTTCAATTTTGCTTGGTTTGATGATTTTACCAACTATTATCAGTGTCTCTGAGGCTGCTATTCGTGCTGTTCCTAGATCCTATTATGAAGGTGGTTTAGCTCTGGGGGCTTCCCATGAGCGTAGCATCTTTTTTGCAGTACTGCCAGCAGCTAAGCGGGGAATTTTGGCATCTGTCATTTTAGGGATTGGACGCGCAATCGGGGAAACTATGGCAGTTATCATGGTTGCAGGTAACCAAGCTGTCTTGCCAGATTCCTTGACATCGGGGGTCAGAACTATGACAACCAATATTGTTATGGAGATGGGGTACTCTAGTGGTCTTCACAAAGAGGCTCTTATAGGGACAGCTGTTGTTCTTTTTATATTTGTCCTAATCATTAACATCAGCTTTTCGTTGTTACATAAAGAGGAGTAG
- the phoU gene encoding Phosphate transport system regulatory protein PhoU: MIRSAFENQLHALNTNLILMGSLCEEIISKSLMPISENDQHLINDVGKTYQKIEQMERDIESQCLKLLLRQQPVAKDLRRISAALKMVYDMKRIGAQSAEIVDIIGDGHVHEGAEFRHLKQMVKHVVHMVTDSVDAFVHDDETLALKVIQKDVTVDKEFDTIKASLIAHIAELGNDGEYTIDVLMIAKYLERIGDHTVNVAKWVIFSITGELNGEET; this comes from the coding sequence ATGATACGCTCAGCCTTTGAAAATCAACTGCATGCACTCAATACCAATTTAATTTTGATGGGGTCGTTATGTGAGGAAATTATTTCAAAATCCTTAATGCCCATCAGTGAAAATGATCAGCATCTGATTAATGATGTTGGCAAAACTTATCAAAAAATTGAGCAGATGGAAAGAGATATTGAATCACAATGTCTTAAGTTACTGCTTCGTCAACAGCCAGTTGCCAAGGATTTGCGACGTATTTCAGCTGCTTTGAAAATGGTTTATGATATGAAGCGTATTGGTGCTCAATCTGCTGAAATTGTTGATATTATTGGTGATGGTCATGTTCATGAAGGAGCTGAGTTTCGTCATCTCAAGCAAATGGTCAAACACGTTGTTCATATGGTAACAGATAGTGTGGATGCCTTTGTCCATGATGATGAGACTTTAGCTTTAAAAGTTATCCAAAAAGATGTCACAGTGGATAAAGAATTTGATACAATAAAGGCAAGTTTAATTGCCCATATTGCTGAACTTGGAAATGATGGTGAATATACTATTGATGTTTTGATGATTGCCAAATATTTGGAAAGAATTGGTGACCATACCGTCAATGTCGCTAAGTGGGTAATTTTTTCAATCACTGGTGAACTGAATGGAGAAGAAACATGA
- the pstB3 gene encoding Phosphate transport ATP-binding protein PstB, which yields MNKIEIKNLDLYYGDFKALKNINLEIASNEITAFIGPSGCGKSTLLKSLNRMNDLVKNCRITGEVTLDKENVYRDLDINVLRKKVGMVFQKPNPFPMSIYDNIAFGPRTHGIHNKVQLDEIVERSLKQAAIWDEVKDRLNKSALGMSGGQQQRLCIARALAIEPEVLLMDEPTSALDPISTAKIEDLVIELKKKYTIVMVTHNMQQAVRISDKTAFFLLGEIVEYNKTSQLFSMPQDERTENYITGRFG from the coding sequence ATGAATAAAATAGAAATTAAAAATTTGGATCTCTACTACGGAGACTTCAAAGCTTTAAAAAACATTAATCTGGAAATTGCCAGCAATGAAATTACAGCTTTCATTGGTCCATCAGGATGTGGAAAATCGACCTTGCTGAAAAGTCTTAACCGAATGAATGACTTGGTGAAAAATTGCCGTATTACCGGAGAGGTCACATTAGATAAAGAAAATGTTTACCGCGATTTAGATATCAATGTCCTTCGTAAAAAAGTAGGTATGGTTTTCCAAAAACCCAATCCATTTCCGATGAGCATCTATGACAACATTGCCTTTGGACCTAGAACTCACGGTATTCACAATAAAGTTCAATTGGATGAAATTGTGGAGCGTTCCTTAAAACAAGCCGCTATATGGGATGAAGTCAAAGATCGCCTCAATAAATCTGCTCTTGGTATGTCTGGTGGTCAACAGCAACGGCTTTGTATTGCTAGAGCTTTGGCCATTGAACCTGAAGTTCTCCTCATGGATGAACCAACAAGTGCCTTAGATCCGATTTCAACAGCAAAAATTGAAGATTTGGTTATTGAACTCAAGAAAAAATATACTATCGTCATGGTGACCCACAACATGCAACAAGCTGTGCGGATTTCCGACAAGACAGCCTTCTTCTTATTGGGCGAAATTGTTGAGTACAATAAAACAAGCCAACTATTTTCAATGCCACAAGACGAACGCACAGAAAATTATATAACAGGGAGATTCGGATGA
- the pstS2 gene encoding Phosphate ABC transporter, periplasmic phosphate-binding protein PstS, translating to MKKCKLFSVLALAGLTALVGLSACSKSNGDSSSASGNISVVSREDGSGTRGAFVELFGVQEEQNGEKVDLTTDKAIVTNSTSVMLTTVAGDKSAIGYTSLGSLDDTVKVLKIDGTEASVANIKAGSYKISRPFNIVTKDKISEAAQDFINFILSSDGQAVVEENGYIPLDDTKAYKSSVDSGKVVVSGSSSVTPVMEKLKEAYSKVNSKVEVEIQQSDSSTGITNAIEGTADIGMASRDLKDEETSKGVSSTVIAIDGIAVIVNKDNKVDGLTSEQVKTIFTGKTTSWDGLSD from the coding sequence ATGAAAAAATGTAAATTGTTTTCGGTATTGGCCCTAGCTGGCTTAACAGCTCTAGTGGGACTTTCAGCTTGTAGCAAATCAAACGGGGACTCTTCATCTGCATCTGGTAACATCAGCGTTGTTTCCCGTGAAGATGGGTCAGGGACACGCGGTGCTTTTGTAGAACTTTTCGGAGTTCAAGAAGAGCAAAATGGTGAAAAAGTTGATTTAACAACGGACAAAGCCATTGTTACTAACTCGACCTCTGTTATGCTAACGACAGTAGCTGGAGATAAATCAGCTATCGGCTATACTTCGCTAGGTTCTTTGGATGATACCGTCAAGGTTCTGAAAATTGATGGTACTGAGGCAAGTGTTGCCAATATTAAAGCCGGAAGCTACAAGATTTCTCGACCATTTAACATTGTGACTAAAGATAAGATAAGTGAGGCTGCTCAAGATTTCATCAACTTTATTTTAAGCTCTGATGGTCAAGCTGTCGTAGAAGAAAATGGTTACATTCCACTTGACGATACCAAAGCCTATAAATCTTCAGTTGATTCTGGCAAGGTTGTGGTTTCAGGATCAAGCTCTGTCACACCAGTTATGGAAAAATTAAAAGAAGCTTATAGCAAAGTCAACTCTAAGGTTGAAGTAGAGATTCAACAAAGCGACTCCTCAACAGGTATCACAAATGCAATCGAGGGAACAGCTGATATTGGAATGGCGTCACGTGATTTGAAAGATGAAGAAACATCTAAAGGAGTCAGCTCAACAGTTATTGCGATAGATGGTATTGCTGTTATTGTTAATAAAGATAACAAAGTTGATGGCTTAACAAGCGAACAAGTCAAGACTATTTTTACAGGTAAGACAACAAGCTGGGACGGTCTTTCAGACTAA